From the genome of Vigna angularis cultivar LongXiaoDou No.4 chromosome 11, ASM1680809v1, whole genome shotgun sequence, one region includes:
- the LOC108333561 gene encoding NAC domain-containing protein 71 produces MAPMSLPPGFRFHPTDEELVAYYLERKITGRSIELDIIAEVDLYKCEPWDLPDKSFLPSKDMEWYFYSPRDRKYPNGSRTNRATQAGYWKATGKDRPVHSQKKPVGMKKTLVYYRGRAPHGIRTNWVMHEYRLIESVPGAALSSLKDSYSLCRIFKKMIQMPAKPSKEEEQQAEDAKKESMWISEEQMLGEDSSGTEFSREMETVEEKILNHEYPKFPCDASSSDLTQGTCTPTDTGIAEDFQPHFACDEANSATNSYTMGMGYPSNLFQDVELIPSFAAMHYQFPYTPLVLEDFPQITLPETKSTKPEMSDPCMLYDRRRDCMNGTLEEIISLCCTQDNNVPFPMLE; encoded by the exons ATGGCTCCAATGAGTCTCCCACCTGGGTTTAGGTTCCACCCTACTGATGAAGAGCTTGTTGCTTACTACTTGGAGAGGAAAATAACAGGTCGTTCAATAGAGCTTGACATCATTGCTGAAGTTGATTTATACAAGTGCGAACCTTGGGATTTGCCAG ATAAATCATTCCTTCCAAGCAAGGACATGGAATGGTACTTTTACAGTCCTAGGGACAGGAAATACCCAAATGGGTCAAGAACTAACCGTGCAACACAAGCTGGTTATTGGAAAGCTACAGGGAAAGATAGGCCAGTGCACTCTCAAAAGAAGCCTGTTGGCATGAAGAAGACATTGGTGTACTATAGAGGTAGAGCACCACATGGCATTAGAACGAACTGGGTTATGCATGAATACCGCTTGATTGAATCAGTGCCTGGTGCTGCTCTTTCATCTTTGAAG GATTCCTATTCGTTGTGTCGCATTTTCAAGAAGATGATTCAAATGCCTGCGAAACCTAgtaaagaagaagaacaacaagcCGAGGATGCAAAGAAGGAATCAATGTGGATCTCAGAAGAACAAATGTTGGGAGAAGACTCAAGTGGCACTGAGTTTTCCAGAGAAATGGAAACCGTGGAGGAAAAAATTCTCAATCACGAATACCCTAAATTTCCTTGTGACGCTTCTTCCTCTGATCTCACTCAAGGAACATGCACACCCACAGACACTGGTATAGCAGAAGATTTTCAACCACACTTTGCTTGCGATGAAGCAAACAGTGCAACTAATTCATATACAATGGGAATGGGATACCCCAGCAATCTATTTCAG GATGTGGAATTAATACCTTCTTTTGCTGCCATGCATTATCAATTCCCATACACACCTTTGGTGCTGGAAGACTTCCCTCAAATTACATTGCCAGAGACAAAGTCAACGAAACCAGAAATGAGTGATCCCTGCATGTTATATGACAGACGCAGGGACTGCATGAATGGAACGCTAGAAGAGATAATCTCTTTGTGTTGCACTCAAGATAATAACGTCCCTTTTCCCATGCTAGAATGA